From Carassius auratus strain Wakin unplaced genomic scaffold, ASM336829v1 scaf_tig00004557, whole genome shotgun sequence, a single genomic window includes:
- the dtx3 gene encoding putative E3 ubiquitin-protein ligase DTX3 isoform X2 — translation MGSQVSSDEMSVRAGQGSDEVLVSQAVWDYLAAAGRPWLVDFEDKQGLSADIIRRGERGGCCAVRLSPVEGSSRARAGMMEGPVSPVTRKAFIDLCRCARKEMTKQEAAPKRKRSLLPCMTAMEPDGEGSLLPPPPPQPRRSQRQQQKYRKNADMDTCVVLPMQHEAAARTGAELAITREEESTVCSICMGEMVEKTTLDKCGHSFCRSCLEQAFQIKKACPVCRLVYGQLIGNQPASGTMMVERDPDLELPGHEGYGCICIIYSFPPGLQAQEHPNPGVRYPGTDRVAYLPDSPEGNRVLRMLRRAFEQRLIFTIGTSMTTGMHDVITWNDIHHKTSIWGGPRCFGYPDPTYLVRVTEELREKGITAD, via the exons ATGGGATCACAAG TTTCATCTGATGAGATGAGCGTGCGAGCGGGGCAGGGCAGTGACGAGGTGTTGGTGTCGCAGGCGGTGTGGGATTACCTTGCAGCAGCAGGACGACCCTGGTTGGTCGACTTTGAGGACAAGCAGGGACTGAGTGCGGACATCATCCGGCGTGGGGAGCGTGGCGGCTGCTGTGCCGTGCGGCTCTCCCCGGTGGAAGGCAGCAGCAGGGCCAGGGCTGGAATGATGGAGGGGCCGGTTTCTCCTGTTACACGGAAAGCTTTCATAGACTTATGCCGTTGTGCCCGGAAAGAGATGACCAAACAAGAAGCAGCTCCTAAAAGGAAACGTTCTCTGTTACCATGCATGACAGCAATGGAACCCGACGGGGAAGGGAGCTTGTTGCCCCCTCCTCCCCCTCAACCACGGCGCTCGCAGAGGCAACAGCAGAAATACAGGAAAAATGCAGACATGGACACCTGTGTGGTTTTACCCATGCAACATGAGGCCGCAGCAAGGACCGGCGCCGAGTTAGCCATCACTCGTGAAGAAGAGAGTACCGTTTGCTCCATCTGCATGGGTGAAATGGTGGAAAAGACAACTCTGGACAAGTGTGGCCACTCTTTCTGTCGGTCCTGCTTAGAACAGGCATTTCAAATCAAAAAAGCATGTCCTGTGTGCAGATTGGTATATGGGCAGCTTATCGGTAACCAACCAGCCAGTGGGACCATGATGGTTGAAAGAGACCCAGACCTTGAGTTGCCTGGCCATGAAGGTTATGGGTGCATATGCATCATTTACAGTTTCCCTCCCGGTTTGCAAGCG CAAGAGCATCCAAACCCTGGGGTGAGGTATCCAGGCACAGACCGAGTGGCATACCTGCCAGACAGCCCTGAGGGAAACCGTGTCCTCCGAATGCTGCGGCGGGCCTTTGAGCAGCGCCTCATCTTCACCATAGGCACCTCCATGACCACCGGCATGCATGATGTTATTACCTGGAATGATATCCACCACAAGACCTCCATATGGGGCGGACCACGATG CTTTGGTTATCCAGATCCTACATACCTTGTGCGGGTGACAGAGGAACTGCGAGAGAAAGGAATAACAGCTGATTGA
- the dtx3 gene encoding putative E3 ubiquitin-protein ligase DTX3 isoform X1, which yields MLVVFLWPRTGNWKTTKRLSWCVDREKCHPNLNRISQALIRQGCRSFKARSMQRSSVDFFVEWKKAFSSCCISSDEMSVRAGQGSDEVLVSQAVWDYLAAAGRPWLVDFEDKQGLSADIIRRGERGGCCAVRLSPVEGSSRARAGMMEGPVSPVTRKAFIDLCRCARKEMTKQEAAPKRKRSLLPCMTAMEPDGEGSLLPPPPPQPRRSQRQQQKYRKNADMDTCVVLPMQHEAAARTGAELAITREEESTVCSICMGEMVEKTTLDKCGHSFCRSCLEQAFQIKKACPVCRLVYGQLIGNQPASGTMMVERDPDLELPGHEGYGCICIIYSFPPGLQAQEHPNPGVRYPGTDRVAYLPDSPEGNRVLRMLRRAFEQRLIFTIGTSMTTGMHDVITWNDIHHKTSIWGGPRCFGYPDPTYLVRVTEELREKGITAD from the exons ATGCTTGTTGTCTTCCTGTGGCCAAGGACGGGGAATTGGAAAACCACAAAGAGACTGAGCTGGTGTGTTGATCGAGAGAAGTGTCATCCGAACTTGAATAGGATATCCCAAGCATTAATTCGCCAGGGTTGTCGTAGTTTTAAGGCTCGTTCAATGCAGCGGTCGTCTGTTGACTTCTTCGTCGAGTGGAAGAAGGCATTCTCCAGCTGCTGCA TTTCATCTGATGAGATGAGCGTGCGAGCGGGGCAGGGCAGTGACGAGGTGTTGGTGTCGCAGGCGGTGTGGGATTACCTTGCAGCAGCAGGACGACCCTGGTTGGTCGACTTTGAGGACAAGCAGGGACTGAGTGCGGACATCATCCGGCGTGGGGAGCGTGGCGGCTGCTGTGCCGTGCGGCTCTCCCCGGTGGAAGGCAGCAGCAGGGCCAGGGCTGGAATGATGGAGGGGCCGGTTTCTCCTGTTACACGGAAAGCTTTCATAGACTTATGCCGTTGTGCCCGGAAAGAGATGACCAAACAAGAAGCAGCTCCTAAAAGGAAACGTTCTCTGTTACCATGCATGACAGCAATGGAACCCGACGGGGAAGGGAGCTTGTTGCCCCCTCCTCCCCCTCAACCACGGCGCTCGCAGAGGCAACAGCAGAAATACAGGAAAAATGCAGACATGGACACCTGTGTGGTTTTACCCATGCAACATGAGGCCGCAGCAAGGACCGGCGCCGAGTTAGCCATCACTCGTGAAGAAGAGAGTACCGTTTGCTCCATCTGCATGGGTGAAATGGTGGAAAAGACAACTCTGGACAAGTGTGGCCACTCTTTCTGTCGGTCCTGCTTAGAACAGGCATTTCAAATCAAAAAAGCATGTCCTGTGTGCAGATTGGTATATGGGCAGCTTATCGGTAACCAACCAGCCAGTGGGACCATGATGGTTGAAAGAGACCCAGACCTTGAGTTGCCTGGCCATGAAGGTTATGGGTGCATATGCATCATTTACAGTTTCCCTCCCGGTTTGCAAGCG CAAGAGCATCCAAACCCTGGGGTGAGGTATCCAGGCACAGACCGAGTGGCATACCTGCCAGACAGCCCTGAGGGAAACCGTGTCCTCCGAATGCTGCGGCGGGCCTTTGAGCAGCGCCTCATCTTCACCATAGGCACCTCCATGACCACCGGCATGCATGATGTTATTACCTGGAATGATATCCACCACAAGACCTCCATATGGGGCGGACCACGATG CTTTGGTTATCCAGATCCTACATACCTTGTGCGGGTGACAGAGGAACTGCGAGAGAAAGGAATAACAGCTGATTGA
- the dtx3 gene encoding putative E3 ubiquitin-protein ligase DTX3 isoform X3: MSVRAGQGSDEVLVSQAVWDYLAAAGRPWLVDFEDKQGLSADIIRRGERGGCCAVRLSPVEGSSRARAGMMEGPVSPVTRKAFIDLCRCARKEMTKQEAAPKRKRSLLPCMTAMEPDGEGSLLPPPPPQPRRSQRQQQKYRKNADMDTCVVLPMQHEAAARTGAELAITREEESTVCSICMGEMVEKTTLDKCGHSFCRSCLEQAFQIKKACPVCRLVYGQLIGNQPASGTMMVERDPDLELPGHEGYGCICIIYSFPPGLQAQEHPNPGVRYPGTDRVAYLPDSPEGNRVLRMLRRAFEQRLIFTIGTSMTTGMHDVITWNDIHHKTSIWGGPRCFGYPDPTYLVRVTEELREKGITAD, translated from the exons ATGAGCGTGCGAGCGGGGCAGGGCAGTGACGAGGTGTTGGTGTCGCAGGCGGTGTGGGATTACCTTGCAGCAGCAGGACGACCCTGGTTGGTCGACTTTGAGGACAAGCAGGGACTGAGTGCGGACATCATCCGGCGTGGGGAGCGTGGCGGCTGCTGTGCCGTGCGGCTCTCCCCGGTGGAAGGCAGCAGCAGGGCCAGGGCTGGAATGATGGAGGGGCCGGTTTCTCCTGTTACACGGAAAGCTTTCATAGACTTATGCCGTTGTGCCCGGAAAGAGATGACCAAACAAGAAGCAGCTCCTAAAAGGAAACGTTCTCTGTTACCATGCATGACAGCAATGGAACCCGACGGGGAAGGGAGCTTGTTGCCCCCTCCTCCCCCTCAACCACGGCGCTCGCAGAGGCAACAGCAGAAATACAGGAAAAATGCAGACATGGACACCTGTGTGGTTTTACCCATGCAACATGAGGCCGCAGCAAGGACCGGCGCCGAGTTAGCCATCACTCGTGAAGAAGAGAGTACCGTTTGCTCCATCTGCATGGGTGAAATGGTGGAAAAGACAACTCTGGACAAGTGTGGCCACTCTTTCTGTCGGTCCTGCTTAGAACAGGCATTTCAAATCAAAAAAGCATGTCCTGTGTGCAGATTGGTATATGGGCAGCTTATCGGTAACCAACCAGCCAGTGGGACCATGATGGTTGAAAGAGACCCAGACCTTGAGTTGCCTGGCCATGAAGGTTATGGGTGCATATGCATCATTTACAGTTTCCCTCCCGGTTTGCAAGCG CAAGAGCATCCAAACCCTGGGGTGAGGTATCCAGGCACAGACCGAGTGGCATACCTGCCAGACAGCCCTGAGGGAAACCGTGTCCTCCGAATGCTGCGGCGGGCCTTTGAGCAGCGCCTCATCTTCACCATAGGCACCTCCATGACCACCGGCATGCATGATGTTATTACCTGGAATGATATCCACCACAAGACCTCCATATGGGGCGGACCACGATG CTTTGGTTATCCAGATCCTACATACCTTGTGCGGGTGACAGAGGAACTGCGAGAGAAAGGAATAACAGCTGATTGA
- the ptges3a gene encoding prostaglandin E synthase 3: protein MQPATAKWYDRREAVFIEFCIEDSKDVQVKFDKTKLDFSCVGGTDNMKHHNEVELFESIDPNESKHKRTDRSVFCCLKKAEPGKSWPRLTKEKAKLNWLSVDFNNWKDWEDDSDEDLSSFDRFSEMMNNMGGEDDLPDVDGADDESADSDDEKMPDLE, encoded by the exons AT GCAGCCAGCAACTGCCAAGTGGTATGACAGACGGGAGGCTGTCTTCATTGAATTCTGTATAGAAGACAGCAAAGATGTCCAAGTTAAATTTGACAAAACAAAGCTTGACTTCAG TTGTGTTGGAGGAACAGATAACATGAAACACCATAATGAAGTAGAACTATTTGAGTCCATTGACCCAAAT GAGTCTAAACACAAACGCACAGACAGGTCTGTGTTTTGCTGTCTAAAAAAAGCTGAACCTGGCAAGTCTTGGCCAAGGttaacaaaagaaaaagcaaag CTAAATTGGCTCAGTGTTGACTTCAATAACTGGAAGGACTGGGAGGATGACTCCGATGAAGACCTGTCCAGTTTTGACCGTTTTTCAGAG ATGATGAACAACATGGGCGGGGAAGATGACCTACCAGATGTGGATGGTGCAGATGAT GAGTCTGCAGATAGTGATGATGAAA AAATGCCAGACCTTGAGTAA